A window of Flavobacterium flavigenum contains these coding sequences:
- a CDS encoding tetratricopeptide repeat protein: MESLSYYENQFIKADSLISDGNIAEGKELLEEILSQYPDFGKAHNHLGWIYYNKLSNYDKGIYHYKLAMKFEPKYPAPYLNYTYLLIDIGRYEEAKEHINFTMKTLENFDSSSFNSELGRMAEYENQYIAAYNYYKLAKKNALNPNFIDNMDANMKRVKDKMSIFEKLKLKLN, translated from the coding sequence ATGGAAAGCCTTAGTTATTACGAAAATCAATTTATAAAAGCAGATTCATTAATCTCTGACGGGAATATTGCTGAAGGAAAAGAATTGCTTGAAGAAATATTGTCTCAATATCCGGATTTCGGTAAAGCGCATAATCATTTAGGGTGGATTTATTACAATAAGCTGAGTAATTATGATAAAGGAATTTATCATTATAAACTGGCTATGAAATTTGAACCTAAATATCCTGCACCTTATTTAAATTATACTTACCTGCTTATTGATATCGGAAGGTATGAAGAAGCGAAAGAACATATTAACTTTACTATGAAGACTCTGGAAAATTTCGATTCATCATCTTTTAATAGTGAATTGGGAAGGATGGCAGAGTATGAGAATCAATATATAGCTGCTTATAATTACTATAAGTTAGCCAAAAAGAATGCTTTAAATCCTAATTTTATAGACAATATGGATGCAAATATGAAAAGGGTTAAGGATAAAATGTCTATTTTTGAAAAATTAAAATTGAAATTGAATTAA
- the fabV gene encoding enoyl-ACP reductase FabV, protein MIIEPRMRGFICLTSHPKGCEQNVKNQIEYIKSKGPIEGAKKVLVIGASTGFGLASRITSAFGSDAATIGVFFEKPSAEGKTATPGWYNSAAFESEAHKAGLYAKSINGDAFSNEVKREALDLIKADLGQVDLVIYSLASPVRTNPKTGVTHRSVLKPIGQTYTNKTVDFHTGKVSEVSIAPANEEDIVNTVEVMGGDDWAMWIEALRNENLLADGAKTIAYSYIGPELTEAVYRKGTIGRAKDDLEATAFTIADSLKSIGGTAYVSVNKALVTQSSSAIPVVPLYISLLYKVMKEKGIHEGCIEQIQRLFKDRLYAGTEILTDDKGRIRIDDWEMREDVQAEVAKLWLETTTETLPAIGDLEGYRNDFLNLFGFEFAGIDYKAEANEMVQVESIK, encoded by the coding sequence ATGATCATAGAACCTAGAATGAGAGGATTTATTTGTTTGACATCACACCCAAAAGGATGCGAGCAAAATGTTAAAAATCAAATTGAATATATCAAATCAAAAGGACCTATCGAAGGTGCTAAAAAAGTATTGGTAATTGGTGCTTCAACAGGTTTTGGATTAGCTTCAAGAATTACAAGTGCTTTCGGATCTGATGCAGCAACTATTGGTGTGTTTTTTGAAAAACCATCTGCTGAAGGTAAAACTGCTACACCGGGCTGGTACAATTCTGCGGCTTTTGAATCAGAAGCTCATAAAGCCGGATTATATGCAAAAAGTATCAATGGAGATGCTTTTTCAAATGAGGTAAAGCGAGAAGCCTTAGATTTGATAAAAGCAGATTTAGGACAAGTAGATCTTGTAATTTATAGTTTGGCATCTCCAGTACGTACAAATCCTAAAACAGGTGTAACACATCGTTCAGTTTTGAAACCGATAGGGCAAACATACACTAATAAAACGGTTGATTTTCATACAGGAAAAGTTTCTGAGGTTTCTATAGCTCCTGCTAACGAGGAAGATATTGTTAATACAGTTGAAGTTATGGGTGGGGATGACTGGGCGATGTGGATTGAGGCTTTAAGAAATGAAAATTTATTGGCTGATGGCGCTAAAACTATAGCTTATTCGTATATCGGGCCGGAACTAACAGAAGCAGTTTACCGTAAAGGAACTATCGGTCGTGCGAAAGATGACTTAGAAGCTACAGCTTTTACTATTGCTGATAGTTTGAAATCAATAGGAGGAACAGCTTATGTTTCTGTTAATAAAGCTTTAGTGACACAATCAAGCTCTGCAATTCCGGTTGTACCTTTGTATATTTCTCTTTTATATAAAGTGATGAAAGAAAAAGGAATTCATGAAGGTTGTATTGAGCAGATTCAGCGTTTGTTTAAAGACAGATTGTATGCCGGGACAGAAATTCTTACTGATGATAAAGGAAGAATCAGAATTGATGACTGGGAAATGCGAGAAGATGTTCAGGCAGAAGTGGCAAAACTTTGGTTGGAAACTACCACGGAAACGTTACCGGCTATTGGTGATTTAGAAGGATATAGAAACGATTTCTTAAATCTGTTTGGTTTTGAATTTGCCGGAATAGATTATAAAGCAGAAGCAAATGAAATGGTTCAGGTAGAAAGTATTAAATAA
- a CDS encoding glycosyltransferase, giving the protein MVFSLIIPVYNRPDEVDELLESLTKSDYNEAFEIVLVEDGSSIPCKSVVMKYQGKLNISYYFKPNSGPGDSRNFGMIKAIGNYFIIFDSDCIIPSNYLTEVRKELDREYVDCFGGPDKALDSFSDIQKAINFAMTSFLTTGGIRGGSEKIGKFQPRSFNMGISKKAFEASKGFGNIHPGEDPDLSIRLWNLGFETRLFPDAFVYHKRRIDWEKFSIQVNKFGKARPILNSWYPEHNKLTFFFPSFFMLGLLLAFLLLILNIDILLQIYFVYFVIIFLTSSVANKSFKIGYLSVIAVWKQFYGYGIGFLESFVKIIILKRKPQQAFPNMFFRI; this is encoded by the coding sequence ATGGTTTTTTCTTTAATTATACCCGTTTATAATCGCCCGGATGAAGTAGATGAGCTTTTAGAAAGTTTAACGAAATCTGATTATAATGAAGCTTTTGAAATTGTTCTTGTTGAAGATGGATCTTCAATTCCTTGCAAGAGTGTAGTAATGAAATATCAGGGAAAACTAAACATATCCTATTACTTTAAGCCTAATTCAGGACCAGGGGATTCCAGGAATTTTGGGATGATAAAAGCGATAGGTAATTATTTTATTATTTTCGATTCTGATTGTATCATTCCTTCCAATTATTTGACAGAAGTCCGTAAAGAATTAGATAGGGAATATGTAGATTGTTTTGGTGGGCCTGACAAGGCTTTGGATAGCTTTTCAGACATACAAAAAGCAATTAATTTTGCTATGACTTCTTTTTTGACTACAGGAGGAATTCGTGGTGGTTCTGAGAAAATCGGGAAGTTCCAACCAAGAAGTTTCAATATGGGGATTTCAAAAAAAGCTTTTGAAGCATCAAAAGGTTTTGGGAATATTCATCCTGGTGAAGATCCCGATTTATCTATCAGATTATGGAATTTAGGTTTTGAAACGAGATTATTTCCTGATGCATTTGTTTATCATAAACGAAGGATAGACTGGGAGAAGTTCTCTATTCAGGTAAATAAATTTGGAAAAGCAAGACCAATATTGAATAGCTGGTATCCGGAACATAATAAACTTACTTTTTTCTTTCCTTCTTTTTTTATGTTGGGATTATTATTAGCTTTTTTATTGTTAATTTTAAATATTGATATTTTATTACAAATATATTTTGTATATTTCGTTATAATTTTTCTTACATCTAGTGTTGCTAATAAGAGTTTTAAAATTGGATATCTTTCTGTAATTGCTGTTTGGAAACAATTTTATGGTTACGGAATAGGTTTTTTAGAATCTTTTGTAAAAATTATTATTTTAAAGAGAAAGCCTCAGCAAGCTTTTCCTAATATGTTTTTTAGAATATAA
- the coaE gene encoding dephospho-CoA kinase (Dephospho-CoA kinase (CoaE) performs the final step in coenzyme A biosynthesis.) yields MAKIIGLTGGIGSGKTTIANYFKEMGVPVYIADDKAKEIMQSQSIINEIKTVFGDVIFENEVLNRAKLADIVFNNADKLNQLNTIIHPAVKQDFELWLQKNKNYDYVIYEAAILFESGRYKECDVVVTVTAPEEIKIERVIKRDKTSRKQVLERMNMQWNDEKRIPMSNFIIFNDTHENAKQEVVKILKILNIKQNHS; encoded by the coding sequence ATGGCAAAGATTATTGGTTTGACAGGAGGCATTGGAAGTGGAAAGACAACTATTGCGAATTATTTTAAAGAAATGGGTGTGCCTGTTTATATAGCTGATGATAAAGCAAAGGAAATAATGCAGTCTCAATCCATAATTAATGAAATCAAAACTGTATTTGGTGACGTGATATTTGAAAATGAAGTGCTTAACAGGGCAAAATTAGCAGATATTGTTTTTAATAATGCCGATAAACTTAATCAGTTAAATACTATTATACATCCGGCTGTTAAGCAAGACTTTGAATTATGGCTTCAAAAAAATAAAAATTATGATTATGTAATTTATGAAGCAGCAATTTTATTTGAGAGTGGGAGGTACAAAGAATGTGATGTTGTTGTCACGGTTACAGCGCCTGAAGAAATAAAAATTGAAAGGGTTATAAAACGTGACAAAACAAGTAGGAAACAGGTCTTAGAAAGAATGAATATGCAATGGAATGATGAAAAACGCATTCCTATGAGTAATTTTATTATCTTTAATGATACTCATGAAAATGCAAAGCAAGAAGTTGTTAAAATTCTTAAAATTTTAAATATAAAACAAAATCATTCTTAA
- a CDS encoding sensor histidine kinase has protein sequence MNKLFFRILVLLMSLSLIGIILVQVYWFNSSLENNDEQFKYHVTQVVSDVSETLAKLEEYSFRDKINHIRDSTGKIPQKEDLLEILFVQRNTKTNKTIVYKNSITSEKYDTNGSIFNKKFNSDGFKSFSSKRLTEVYNNNIIDNSVLNQSTIPDIKVEKDGNLDILNKAQLTITSNDYASILPIDERITKDKLNSLLKKELKEHGIKTKFEFGIYSNGIPTKVKSDGFHYDKDATYSIPVFTDNEGNSKYELLVTFPYKKKFLLSQLVSITILSIIFTLIIVIAYTSALNQLIRQKQISEIKTDFINNMTHEFKTPIATINLALDAIRNPKIIEDKEKVYRYLQMIRDENKRMHAQVENVLRISKLEKKELDITKEPTVIHDIIEDAIEHVNLILEDKQGTIVKHYNAARTTCLVNEVHFTNVLVNILENAIKYSPDVPEIEVFTENIKDMILIKIKDHGLGMSKVAQKRVFEKFYREHTGDLHNVKGHGLGLAYVKRIVEDHNGQVYVESEKGKGSTFIIKIPLIN, from the coding sequence ATGAATAAATTATTTTTTAGAATACTTGTTTTGCTAATGAGTTTATCCTTAATTGGGATAATTCTGGTTCAGGTATATTGGTTCAATTCTTCGTTAGAGAATAATGATGAACAGTTTAAATATCATGTAACGCAGGTAGTTAGTGATGTTTCAGAAACACTTGCAAAACTGGAAGAATATAGTTTTCGGGATAAAATCAATCATATAAGGGATAGTACAGGTAAAATTCCACAAAAAGAAGATTTGCTGGAAATTTTATTTGTTCAAAGAAATACTAAAACAAATAAAACTATTGTTTATAAAAATAGTATTACTTCTGAAAAGTATGATACAAATGGATCAATTTTTAATAAAAAATTCAATTCAGACGGTTTTAAAAGTTTTAGTTCAAAGAGATTGACAGAAGTGTACAATAATAATATTATTGATAATTCAGTTTTAAATCAAAGTACAATTCCAGATATAAAAGTTGAAAAAGATGGTAATCTTGATATTTTAAATAAAGCTCAATTAACAATTACATCTAATGATTATGCGTCAATATTACCAATAGATGAAAGAATTACCAAAGATAAATTAAATTCTCTTTTAAAGAAAGAACTTAAAGAACATGGTATAAAAACTAAATTTGAGTTTGGAATTTATAGCAATGGTATTCCTACAAAAGTTAAGTCGGATGGTTTTCATTATGATAAAGATGCGACTTACAGTATTCCTGTCTTTACAGACAATGAAGGGAATAGTAAGTATGAGCTATTAGTTACTTTTCCGTATAAAAAGAAGTTTCTGTTATCTCAACTGGTAAGCATTACAATACTATCTATAATTTTTACATTAATTATTGTAATCGCATATACAAGTGCTCTAAATCAGTTAATACGACAAAAGCAAATATCTGAAATTAAAACAGATTTTATAAATAATATGACGCATGAGTTTAAAACTCCTATTGCTACCATAAATTTAGCTCTTGATGCGATTCGTAACCCCAAAATTATTGAAGATAAAGAAAAGGTATACCGTTATCTTCAAATGATCAGAGATGAAAATAAAAGGATGCATGCTCAGGTTGAAAATGTACTCCGAATTTCGAAACTGGAGAAAAAGGAACTAGATATCACCAAAGAGCCTACTGTAATTCACGATATTATTGAAGATGCAATTGAACATGTAAATTTAATTTTAGAAGACAAACAAGGTACAATTGTAAAACATTATAATGCGGCAAGAACTACATGCCTGGTCAATGAAGTTCATTTTACAAATGTATTGGTTAATATATTAGAAAATGCTATAAAGTATTCTCCGGATGTCCCTGAAATAGAGGTTTTTACAGAGAATATTAAAGATATGATCCTGATAAAGATAAAAGACCATGGGCTAGGAATGAGTAAAGTAGCTCAGAAGAGAGTTTTTGAGAAATTTTACAGGGAACATACAGGAGATCTTCATAATGTAAAAGGACATGGCTTGGGGCTTGCGTATGTAAAAAGAATAGTTGAAGACCATAATGGTCAGGTTTATGTAGAAAGCGAAAAGGGAAAAGGAAGTACCTTCATAATAAAAATACCACTAATAAATTAA
- a CDS encoding response regulator transcription factor, with translation MENINKRILLVEDDLNFGAVLKDYLMLNDFEVTLAKNGMEGFEKFKKDVYDLCILDVMMPYKDGYTLAKEIREKNSEVPIIFLTAKSMKEDVLKGYKAGADDYLNKPFDSEVLLMKIKAIIQRKSSDTKAEQVQFEFNIGKFHLNSKLRFLTFQDEEPIKLSPKENELLKMLILHENDLMPRELALTKIWRDDNYFTSRSMDVYIAKLRKYLKADEDVEILNIHGEGFRLVVKSKAVSE, from the coding sequence ATGGAAAATATTAATAAAAGAATACTTTTAGTAGAAGACGACCTTAATTTTGGTGCAGTTCTTAAAGATTATTTAATGCTAAATGACTTTGAAGTTACGTTAGCAAAAAATGGTATGGAAGGTTTCGAAAAATTCAAGAAAGACGTTTATGATTTATGTATTCTTGATGTAATGATGCCTTATAAGGACGGTTATACTTTAGCTAAAGAAATCAGGGAAAAAAATAGTGAAGTGCCGATTATTTTTTTAACGGCAAAATCTATGAAGGAAGATGTTTTAAAAGGATATAAGGCGGGTGCTGATGACTACCTGAACAAACCTTTTGATTCTGAAGTTTTATTGATGAAAATCAAAGCTATTATTCAAAGAAAATCATCTGATACAAAAGCAGAGCAAGTTCAGTTTGAATTTAATATTGGTAAGTTTCATTTAAATTCTAAATTAAGATTTTTAACCTTTCAGGATGAAGAGCCAATAAAGTTATCTCCTAAAGAAAATGAGTTGCTTAAAATGCTTATTTTGCACGAAAATGACTTAATGCCAAGAGAGTTAGCCTTGACGAAAATCTGGAGAGATGATAACTATTTTACATCAAGAAGTATGGATGTTTATATTGCGAAACTTAGAAAATATCTAAAAGCCGATGAAGATGTTGAAATTTTAAACATTCACGGAGAAGGTTTTAGACTTGTAGTTAAAAGTAAAGCAGTATCTGAATAA
- a CDS encoding OsmC family protein encodes MKFTRKANANWKGTGMEGTGLISTQSTTLNNAQLSFKTRFAEGVGTNPEELIAAAHSGCFTMQLSFLLNEEGFVADDLSTEATVTFEDGSITLIHLELKGKVPSITAEKFSEIAAKAKEICPISKLLKTEITLSVNLI; translated from the coding sequence ATGAAATTTACAAGAAAAGCTAACGCAAACTGGAAAGGAACCGGCATGGAAGGAACCGGATTAATAAGCACACAAAGTACAACTCTAAATAATGCACAATTATCTTTCAAAACAAGATTTGCAGAAGGAGTAGGAACCAATCCTGAAGAACTTATTGCAGCAGCACATTCTGGCTGTTTTACAATGCAATTAAGCTTTTTATTAAACGAAGAGGGATTTGTTGCAGACGATTTATCTACAGAAGCAACAGTTACTTTTGAAGATGGTTCTATTACTTTAATTCACTTAGAACTGAAAGGAAAAGTTCCTTCCATAACTGCTGAAAAGTTTTCAGAAATTGCAGCTAAAGCAAAAGAAATTTGCCCAATTTCTAAACTACTAAAAACGGAAATCACATTAAGCGTTAACCTGATTTAA
- a CDS encoding DUF349 domain-containing protein: MLEEKNDNLQKADGKSEINLNDSSQNDATETSISEATTENIQAEETNHQEVLDAITNSNAEESEDETLKERHDIPMEDYDTFSLDKLVDELKKLVNTDKVMSVKDHIEEIKKSFLLQFNHFIEEKKEEFNASNQDPNEEFQYHSPLKSKFDEYYNIFREKRNAHFKNLQSNLKSNLEIRLAIVEELKELINPQENIKDTLKHFNELRERWKNAGAIPKDKYNHVWNNYHFHVENFYDYLHLDREARDLDFKYNLEQKQKIITRVEELVSEPDINKAFRELQDLHRIWKEDIGPVSKEHRDTIWNKFSELTKKIHDKRELLFESQRENEQKNLEIKKEIIASIETLATEKVGSHSQWLVQIQKVEALRNEFFAAGKVPSDVNEQTWAAFKTAVRNFNSFKNSFYKDIKKDQNDNLNKKMALVEKAKELQESTDFNATTPIMKQIQEEWKQIGHVPKKYSDKIWKEFKDACNHYFDKLKEHKSEENEEEVAAFDNKKAYLDTLRTFELTGDHKTDLDAIKLHIETWKGFGKVPFSRRHIEGKFNKILDALFEKLSLSKKDTEMMRFSNRIDSLSESNDTRKLDNEKIFIMRKIEEVQNEIFQLENNIQFFTNTKNAKKENSIVLEVRKNIAIHKESLELWKDKLKQLRNLNQE, from the coding sequence ATGTTAGAAGAAAAGAATGATAACCTGCAGAAAGCAGATGGAAAATCAGAAATCAACCTGAATGATTCTTCACAAAATGATGCAACAGAAACATCAATTTCTGAAGCAACAACAGAAAATATTCAAGCTGAAGAAACAAATCATCAGGAAGTATTAGATGCTATAACAAATTCTAATGCTGAAGAAAGCGAAGACGAGACACTAAAGGAACGTCATGATATTCCTATGGAGGATTATGATACTTTTTCGTTAGACAAACTTGTTGATGAATTAAAAAAACTTGTAAACACAGACAAAGTTATGTCTGTAAAAGATCATATAGAAGAAATTAAAAAATCATTTTTACTTCAATTCAATCACTTTATAGAAGAGAAAAAAGAAGAATTCAATGCTTCAAATCAGGATCCTAATGAAGAATTTCAGTATCACTCTCCTTTAAAATCGAAGTTCGACGAATATTATAACATATTTCGAGAAAAAAGAAATGCACACTTTAAAAATTTACAAAGTAATTTAAAATCAAATTTAGAAATCCGACTTGCTATAGTAGAGGAACTAAAAGAACTTATAAATCCACAGGAAAATATCAAAGACACTCTCAAACATTTTAATGAATTAAGAGAGAGATGGAAAAACGCCGGAGCGATTCCAAAAGACAAGTACAATCATGTCTGGAACAATTATCATTTTCATGTTGAGAATTTTTATGATTATCTTCATCTAGACCGTGAAGCAAGAGACCTTGATTTCAAATACAATCTTGAACAAAAACAAAAGATAATTACCCGTGTTGAAGAATTAGTGAGCGAGCCAGACATTAATAAGGCATTTCGTGAATTACAGGATTTACACAGAATCTGGAAAGAAGATATTGGTCCTGTATCGAAAGAACATCGTGATACGATTTGGAATAAATTTAGTGAGCTAACTAAAAAAATACACGATAAAAGGGAACTTTTGTTCGAAAGCCAAAGAGAAAACGAGCAAAAAAATCTTGAAATTAAAAAAGAAATCATTGCTTCAATTGAAACTTTAGCCACTGAAAAAGTAGGTTCCCATTCGCAATGGCTGGTACAAATACAAAAAGTTGAAGCACTTAGAAATGAATTTTTTGCTGCCGGAAAAGTACCAAGTGACGTAAACGAACAAACCTGGGCTGCATTTAAAACTGCCGTTAGAAATTTTAATTCTTTTAAAAACTCGTTTTATAAAGACATCAAAAAAGATCAAAACGACAATTTAAATAAAAAAATGGCCTTGGTTGAAAAAGCAAAGGAATTACAGGAAAGCACTGATTTTAATGCTACTACTCCAATCATGAAACAAATTCAGGAAGAGTGGAAACAAATTGGTCATGTTCCTAAAAAATATTCAGACAAAATCTGGAAAGAATTTAAAGACGCCTGCAACCATTATTTTGACAAATTAAAAGAACACAAATCTGAAGAAAACGAAGAAGAAGTTGCTGCATTTGACAATAAAAAAGCATACCTAGATACTTTAAGAACATTTGAACTTACTGGCGATCACAAAACAGATTTAGATGCTATTAAATTACATATTGAAACCTGGAAAGGATTCGGAAAAGTTCCTTTTTCAAGACGCCACATTGAGGGTAAATTCAATAAAATCTTAGATGCTCTTTTTGAAAAACTAAGCTTAAGCAAGAAGGATACTGAAATGATGCGTTTTTCAAACAGGATTGATTCTTTATCTGAAAGCAATGATACGCGAAAATTAGATAATGAAAAGATTTTTATAATGCGTAAAATTGAAGAAGTACAGAATGAAATATTCCAATTAGAAAATAACATTCAGTTCTTTACGAATACTAAAAATGCAAAAAAAGAAAACTCGATTGTTCTTGAAGTTCGCAAAAACATTGCTATCCATAAAGAAAGTCTTGAACTATGGAAAGACAAACTTAAACAGTTACGAAACCTAAATCAGGAATAG
- a CDS encoding peptidylprolyl isomerase, producing MKFKFLFLFCLTILNIEAQTTKKPAAKSKAPATKTQAKVTPKENPNEGIFATISTTKGDIVLTLEYVKAPVTVANFISLAEGKNPNVKVEKLKGKPFYDGLKFHRVINDFMIQGGDPDGNGSGGPGYSFKDEFVKELIFDKGGILAMANSGPATNGSQFFITHKETPWLNGKHTIFGHVVSGMDNVNKIVQDDIMTKITITRKGAAAKKFDALKVIADDAKKEEAKKGEAQKVVKEKAAYFEAMKAKATTTASGLKYVITQKGTGVKGAEGSTIYFHYAGYFEDGNLFDSSMPNVEKAYGKYNPNRDVQGGYKSFPFTVGKKDGMIPGFIEALDMMTDGDKAIFFLPSNLAYGEKGAGGVIPPNATLIFEIETSAKQQ from the coding sequence ATGAAATTTAAATTTTTATTTCTATTTTGCCTTACAATACTTAATATTGAAGCGCAAACCACTAAAAAACCTGCAGCAAAATCAAAAGCACCTGCAACAAAAACACAGGCAAAAGTAACTCCGAAGGAAAATCCTAACGAAGGTATTTTTGCTACAATTTCAACAACAAAAGGTGATATTGTTTTAACTCTGGAATATGTAAAAGCGCCTGTAACGGTTGCCAATTTTATTTCTTTGGCTGAAGGTAAAAATCCTAATGTTAAAGTGGAAAAACTGAAAGGAAAACCATTTTATGACGGATTAAAATTCCACAGAGTAATCAATGATTTCATGATACAGGGAGGTGATCCTGACGGTAACGGCTCAGGAGGCCCTGGATATTCTTTTAAAGATGAATTCGTTAAAGAATTAATATTTGATAAAGGTGGTATTTTGGCAATGGCCAACTCCGGTCCGGCGACTAATGGAAGCCAGTTTTTCATCACACACAAAGAAACTCCGTGGTTAAACGGAAAACACACTATTTTTGGCCATGTAGTTTCAGGAATGGACAATGTGAATAAAATTGTTCAGGATGATATCATGACAAAAATTACCATTACACGCAAAGGTGCTGCTGCCAAAAAATTTGATGCATTAAAAGTTATTGCTGATGATGCTAAAAAGGAAGAAGCTAAAAAAGGAGAAGCGCAAAAAGTAGTTAAAGAAAAAGCGGCTTATTTTGAAGCTATGAAAGCTAAAGCCACAACAACTGCTTCTGGTTTAAAATATGTAATTACACAAAAAGGAACTGGCGTAAAAGGTGCCGAAGGATCTACGATTTATTTTCATTACGCAGGATATTTTGAAGACGGAAATCTTTTTGACAGCAGTATGCCAAATGTAGAAAAAGCATACGGAAAATATAATCCTAACAGGGATGTACAGGGAGGTTATAAATCTTTTCCTTTTACTGTAGGAAAAAAAGACGGCATGATTCCTGGATTTATTGAAGCACTTGATATGATGACAGACGGAGACAAAGCCATCTTCTTTCTTCCTTCAAATTTAGCCTATGGAGAAAAAGGTGCCGGTGGAGTTATTCCGCCAAATGCAACTTTGATTTTTGAGATTGAAACCTCTGCTAAGCAGCAATAA
- a CDS encoding peptidylprolyl isomerase, whose protein sequence is MKKSILLLLLAVTSFYSCKNENSNLPDGLYADIETNKGHIIVALDYKKAPVTVANFITLAEGKNEFVTKDYLKKKPFFDGLKFHRVIENFMIQTGDPEGTGSGDTGYKFKDEFSDLKFDKPGVLAMANNGPGTNSSQFFITHVETPWLDNKHTIFGHVVDAKDQEVVNKILQDDTVVSVTIIRNGEDAKKFDAVKVFHDYFSEIAKEQSKYAGVQKEKAASLNALKAKTTKTNSGLQYVITEKGSGKKPAAGTQVYISYSGFLEDGTLFDSSSPEISKTFGKFIQAKADANGYQPIPFTAGNKQGLIPGFIEGIEQLSFGDKAVIFIPSHLAYGETGAGGVIPPNANIIFEIQLLEKP, encoded by the coding sequence ATGAAAAAGAGTATTTTACTATTACTATTAGCCGTTACTTCATTTTACTCCTGTAAAAACGAAAACAGCAATTTACCTGATGGTTTATATGCTGATATTGAAACGAACAAAGGGCATATTATAGTTGCATTAGATTATAAAAAAGCACCTGTAACTGTTGCTAATTTTATAACCTTAGCAGAAGGAAAGAATGAATTTGTAACGAAAGATTACCTGAAAAAAAAGCCTTTTTTTGATGGATTGAAATTTCACAGGGTTATTGAAAATTTCATGATTCAGACCGGAGATCCGGAAGGAACAGGCTCTGGAGATACGGGTTATAAATTTAAAGATGAATTCTCAGATCTAAAATTTGATAAACCTGGTGTTCTGGCAATGGCTAACAACGGTCCGGGAACAAACAGCAGCCAATTCTTCATTACACATGTAGAAACTCCATGGCTAGACAATAAACATACTATTTTTGGACATGTTGTTGATGCAAAAGATCAGGAGGTAGTCAATAAGATTCTTCAGGACGATACTGTTGTTTCTGTAACTATTATCAGAAATGGTGAAGATGCCAAAAAGTTTGACGCAGTAAAAGTATTCCATGATTATTTTTCAGAAATTGCAAAAGAGCAAAGTAAATATGCCGGAGTTCAAAAAGAAAAAGCAGCATCGTTGAACGCTTTAAAAGCAAAAACTACAAAAACAAATAGTGGCTTACAATATGTGATTACTGAAAAGGGATCAGGCAAAAAACCAGCTGCAGGTACGCAAGTTTACATTAGTTACTCAGGTTTTTTAGAAGATGGTACTTTATTTGATTCCAGTTCTCCTGAGATTTCAAAAACATTTGGAAAATTTATTCAGGCAAAAGCCGATGCAAACGGATATCAGCCAATACCTTTTACGGCCGGAAACAAACAAGGCTTGATTCCTGGATTTATTGAAGGAATTGAGCAGCTTTCTTTTGGCGATAAAGCCGTTATTTTTATTCCGTCACATCTCGCATATGGCGAAACCGGAGCAGGTGGTGTTATTCCGCCAAATGCTAATATTATTTTCGAAATTCAATTATTAGAAAAGCCATAA